The following are from one region of the Pelagibius sp. CAU 1746 genome:
- a CDS encoding 1-deoxy-D-xylulose-5-phosphate reductoisomerase: MSLASTSPSRADQPRRLSILGSTGSIGCSTLDLVERNPDAFSIEALTANRSVARLAMQAKRFGARLAVVADDSAYADLKEALSGSGIEVAAGPAAVAEAAGRPTDWVMSAIVGAAGLAPTLAAIRQGTVVGLANKETLVCAGSLMTAEVRRCGAQLLPVDSEHNAIFQVLDLEQPQSVDKLILTASGGPFRTFSRADMASVTPAQAVAHPNWDMGAKISVDSATMMNKGLELIEAHFLFDMPEERIDILVHPESVIHSMVSYVDGSVLAQLGQPDMRTPIAYALAWPERMATPVERLDLASIGRLTFEPPDETRFPSLRLARAALRAGGTAPVTLNAANEEAVAAFLAGRLGFLEIPEVVERALEAHPAVELNSLEEVDAVDSRARMTAKGLLEARAPGA; the protein is encoded by the coding sequence ATGTCTTTGGCGTCAACATCGCCCAGCCGCGCCGACCAGCCGCGGCGCCTCTCGATCCTCGGCTCCACCGGCTCGATCGGCTGCAGCACCCTCGACCTCGTCGAGCGCAATCCCGACGCCTTCTCCATTGAGGCCCTGACCGCCAACCGCTCGGTGGCGCGCTTGGCCATGCAGGCTAAGCGTTTCGGCGCCCGCCTGGCGGTCGTCGCCGACGACAGCGCCTACGCGGACCTAAAAGAGGCTCTGTCCGGCAGCGGCATCGAAGTGGCGGCGGGACCCGCGGCCGTGGCCGAAGCGGCGGGGCGGCCGACCGACTGGGTCATGTCGGCCATCGTCGGCGCAGCCGGGCTGGCGCCGACCCTGGCAGCTATCCGCCAAGGCACCGTCGTCGGCTTGGCCAACAAGGAAACCCTGGTCTGCGCCGGCAGCCTGATGACCGCGGAAGTGCGGCGCTGCGGCGCCCAGTTGCTGCCGGTGGATTCGGAGCACAACGCGATCTTCCAGGTCCTCGACCTGGAGCAGCCGCAGAGCGTCGACAAGCTGATCCTGACCGCCTCGGGCGGGCCGTTCCGCACCTTCAGCCGGGCCGACATGGCGTCGGTGACGCCGGCTCAGGCCGTTGCCCATCCCAACTGGGATATGGGCGCCAAGATCTCCGTCGACTCGGCGACGATGATGAACAAGGGGCTGGAACTCATCGAGGCTCACTTCCTCTTCGACATGCCCGAAGAGCGGATCGATATCCTGGTCCATCCGGAATCGGTGATCCACTCCATGGTCTCCTACGTCGACGGCTCGGTCCTGGCCCAACTCGGCCAGCCGGATATGCGCACGCCGATCGCCTATGCCCTGGCCTGGCCGGAGCGCATGGCGACGCCGGTGGAGCGCCTCGATCTGGCGAGCATCGGCCGGCTGACCTTCGAGCCGCCGGACGAGACGCGCTTTCCCAGCCTGCGCCTGGCGCGGGCCGCGCTCCGGGCCGGAGGTACCGCGCCGGTCACACTCAACGCCGCCAACGAGGAAGCCGTGGCGGCTTTTCTGGCGGGAAGGCTGGGTTTCCTGGAAATCCCGGAGGTCGTCGAGCGCGCCTTGGAGGCTCACCCCGCCGTGGAGTTGAACAGCCTGGAGGAGGTCGATGCTGTGGACAGCCGGGCCCGGATGACAGCCAAGGGGCTGCTTGAAGCACGGGCTCCAGGTGCCTAA